A window of the Euzebya pacifica genome harbors these coding sequences:
- a CDS encoding N-acetylglutaminylglutamine amidotransferase — protein sequence MCGFAGEHRFDGRHPDDRAVARMAATMDDRGPDGQGMEVLGRVALGHRRLKIIDLSDAGAQPMRRDSHGLVFNGCIYNYPELRQELTEAGWTFRSTSDTEVILLGWMHWGEGLLDRLQGMFAFAIHDERTGETVLARDRLGIKPLYLAEGAGRLRFASTLPALLAGGGIDTEIDLVALHHYLTFHSVVPAPRTILRGVRKLPPATIMRIAGDGTTSQRTYWKAEWARREDRSDWTHADWVDGTLDVMRRAVTRRLVADVPVGVLLSGGLDSSLVVGLLAEQGQQGLSTFSVGFGAIRGEAGDEFEYSDIIAREFDTDHHQIRVPGLRTLEALPPTIAAMNEPMVSHDCVGFYLLSQEVAKNIKVVQSGQGADELFAGYHWYPPLADVTPEEALATYRAAFFDRPHDHMADVVSPAYQLDHDASGAFVAEHFGAAGAESALDRGLRLDANVMLVDDPVKRVDSMTMAWGLEARVPFLDHEVVEFAASAPPEMHLADGGKGLLKAAGRKVIPSEVIDRPKGYFPVPALKYLEGEVLDMVRGAVTGDTARQRGLFAPAYTDRLLEAPNEDLTPLRGNRLWQLALLELWLQTHGV from the coding sequence ATGTGCGGCTTCGCCGGCGAGCATCGCTTCGACGGACGCCATCCCGATGATCGAGCCGTGGCCCGTATGGCTGCGACGATGGACGATCGAGGGCCCGACGGACAGGGGATGGAAGTCCTTGGTCGCGTCGCCCTCGGCCATCGACGGCTGAAGATCATCGACCTGTCCGACGCCGGCGCCCAGCCGATGCGTCGCGACAGCCACGGGCTGGTCTTCAACGGGTGCATCTACAACTACCCGGAGCTGCGGCAGGAGCTCACCGAGGCGGGCTGGACGTTCCGGTCCACCAGCGACACCGAGGTCATCCTCCTCGGCTGGATGCACTGGGGCGAGGGGCTGCTGGACCGCCTGCAGGGCATGTTCGCCTTCGCGATCCACGACGAGCGCACCGGGGAGACGGTGCTTGCCCGTGACCGCCTGGGCATCAAGCCGCTGTACCTGGCGGAGGGTGCCGGGCGGCTGCGGTTCGCCTCGACCCTTCCCGCGCTGCTCGCAGGTGGCGGAATCGACACCGAGATCGACCTGGTCGCCCTCCACCACTACCTGACGTTCCACTCCGTCGTCCCGGCCCCCCGCACCATCCTGCGCGGGGTGCGCAAGCTGCCACCGGCCACGATCATGCGGATCGCCGGCGACGGGACCACCAGCCAGCGCACCTACTGGAAGGCCGAGTGGGCTCGCCGCGAGGACCGCTCGGACTGGACCCACGCCGACTGGGTCGACGGGACCCTCGATGTCATGCGTCGCGCGGTCACGCGCCGCCTGGTCGCCGACGTGCCCGTGGGTGTGTTGCTCTCCGGTGGGCTGGACTCCTCCCTCGTCGTCGGCCTGCTGGCCGAGCAGGGACAGCAGGGCCTGTCCACCTTCTCCGTCGGCTTCGGGGCCATCCGTGGCGAGGCGGGTGACGAGTTCGAGTACTCCGACATCATCGCCCGCGAGTTCGACACCGATCACCACCAGATCCGCGTGCCCGGCCTGCGCACCCTCGAGGCGCTGCCGCCCACCATCGCGGCGATGAACGAGCCGATGGTCAGCCACGACTGCGTCGGCTTCTACCTGCTCAGCCAGGAGGTCGCGAAGAACATCAAGGTCGTGCAGTCCGGCCAGGGGGCCGACGAGCTGTTCGCGGGCTACCACTGGTATCCGCCGCTGGCCGACGTCACCCCCGAGGAGGCGCTGGCGACGTACCGTGCGGCGTTCTTCGACCGGCCCCACGACCACATGGCCGACGTCGTGTCGCCTGCCTACCAGCTGGACCACGATGCCTCCGGGGCCTTCGTCGCCGAGCACTTCGGCGCCGCCGGTGCCGAGAGCGCGCTGGACCGCGGACTGCGGCTGGACGCCAACGTCATGCTCGTCGACGACCCCGTCAAGCGCGTGGACTCGATGACGATGGCGTGGGGGCTGGAGGCACGTGTGCCCTTCCTCGACCACGAGGTCGTGGAGTTCGCGGCCTCGGCCCCGCCCGAGATGCACCTCGCCGACGGGGGCAAGGGCCTGCTCAAGGCCGCCGGTCGCAAGGTCATCCCCAGCGAGGTCATCGACCGTCCCAAGGGCTACTTCCCCGTCCCCGCGCTGAAGTACCTGGAGGGCGAGGTGCTGGACATGGTGCGTGGTGCCGTCACCGGCGACACCGCCCGGCAGCGCGGCCTGTTCGCGCCGGCCTACACCGACCGACTGCTCGAGGCCCCCAACGAGGACCTGACACCGCTGCGCGGCAACCGACTCTGGCAGCTCGCGCTGCTCGAGCTGTGGCTGCAGACACACGGGGTGTGA
- a CDS encoding Fpg/Nei family DNA glycosylase — MPEGDTIFRAAATLQHAMAGKVITGVDTTVPQVRRLMPERLVGQTVERVEARGKHLLHWFDPSGLALHTHMRMTGSWHTYPPGGRWRKPAHFAKLVLRTADVEAVAFSVPVVELLSAAQVATHRSMANLGPDPLHVPEGEQLDLAESRKRLDTLADTPIGVALLDQRVLAGVGNVYKNEVLFICRVDPWTPVAEVPPEVRDRLLAVSAALLQANIAHGGSGRITTRPPAQVARLTGRQLGSESVWVYGKAGRPCPRCGTPIRSAALGDHARVTYWCTRCQGPGLHRR; from the coding sequence GTGCCCGAGGGCGACACCATCTTCCGGGCCGCCGCGACCCTGCAGCACGCCATGGCCGGCAAGGTCATCACGGGGGTCGACACCACCGTGCCGCAGGTCCGCCGGCTGATGCCGGAGCGGCTCGTCGGGCAGACCGTGGAACGGGTCGAGGCCCGCGGCAAGCACCTGCTGCACTGGTTCGACCCGTCGGGGCTGGCCCTGCACACGCACATGCGGATGACCGGCTCGTGGCACACCTACCCACCCGGCGGCAGGTGGCGAAAGCCGGCGCACTTCGCCAAGCTCGTCCTGCGAACCGCCGACGTCGAAGCCGTCGCGTTCTCCGTCCCCGTGGTCGAGCTGCTGTCCGCCGCACAGGTGGCCACCCATCGGTCGATGGCCAACCTCGGTCCTGACCCGCTGCACGTGCCCGAGGGTGAGCAGCTGGACCTGGCGGAGTCCCGGAAACGGCTGGACACCCTGGCCGACACCCCGATCGGTGTCGCCCTCCTGGACCAGCGGGTGCTGGCCGGGGTCGGCAACGTCTACAAGAACGAGGTGCTGTTCATCTGTCGGGTGGATCCGTGGACGCCTGTCGCCGAGGTCCCGCCCGAGGTCCGCGACCGACTGCTGGCCGTGTCCGCCGCGCTGCTGCAGGCCAACATCGCCCACGGCGGGTCCGGCCGCATCACCACCCGACCCCCTGCCCAGGTCGCACGGCTGACCGGACGCCAGCTCGGGTCGGAGTCGGTGTGGGTCTACGGCAAGGCCGGCCGGCCGTGCCCCCGCTGCGGGACCCCGATCAGGTCGGCCGCGCTCGGTGATCACGCGCGCGTGACGTACTGGTGCACCCGATGCCAGGGACCCGGGCTCCACCGACGCTGA
- a CDS encoding DEAD/DEAH box helicase — protein sequence MEEVLERFGPATREWFRAAFPAPTRAQVGAWTHAVEGHSVLVSAPTGSGKTLAAFLSAIDRLTTEPPADHTRVLYISPLKALAYDVDRNLRAPLVGIQQAAARLGIELNPVTVGLRSGDTDPKERRRLVSDPPDILITTPESLFLYLTSRARTTLAGVDTVIIDEVHAVAGSKRGAHMAASLERLEALRAEAGAERPLQRIGLSATQRPLTEVATFLGGGTVGADGWQPRPVQVVEVASDKVLDIEVVVPVEDMARLGETIPSTPEGPASAGSTGYMSETPSMDARRSIWPAVHPRVLDLVMAHRSTIVFTNSRRLSERLCARLNDLAAERWLAEQATEDGAEPPGVPPIIARAHHGSVAREQRMLIEEDLKAGRLPCVVATSSLELGIDMGAVDLVIQVESPGSVASGLQRIGRAGHQVGAPSVGKIFPKYRGDLVEAAVVTRRMLDGEIETTSYPRNPLDVLAQQIVAMVSMDTWQVDELFAVLRGSAPFAELSRSQLDGVLDMLAGRYPSDEFAELRPRLNWDRVADRITGRRGAQRIAVTSGGTIPDRGLYGVFLAGDGPGRRVGELDEEMVYETRPGETIVLGASTWRIEDITRDQVLVTPAPGEPGRLPFWHGDTPSRPVEVGRAVGAFLGEIAGSSSADAIATLRERYGLDELAATNLSAYVDDQRDATGVLPSDRQIVVERFRDEIGDWRVCILSSFGGRVHAPWALAIEARARERFGIEIATMVSDDGIVLRLPDAGWGDLPGLNGLDDFGVDGFGLGGDGSDDDVAAAPEPVPDWTDDRTLLEVLLPIADEVEDLVVGELANSTLFASRFRECAARALLLPKRRPGGRTPLWQQRQRAQDLLRVASRFGSFPIVLEAYRECLRDVFDVPALRGLLGDIASRKVRVSQVATEIASPFASSLLFDYVAGYMYDGDAPLAERRASALTLDRDLLAELLGADELRDLIDTDALTELELELQRLVPERHARTPDDVADLLRVVGDLRTDEVAARTDGPAEEWLAELERERRIYLARVAGEDRWVAVEDAARMRDGLGVPVPVGLPAVLGQAVEQPLLDLVARFARTHGPFLPAEVSARLGLPRNAVDLACAALAEQQRLTSGHFRPDGVGGSRPGAGREWIDNSVLRRLRRRSLAALRREVEPVGPEVLARFVPAWQGAAMSPRTPGVDRTFEVVEQLQGAPIPASILERDVLSTRVRGYNPAWLDELAATGDIVWAGLGALGSSDGRVGLYLRDQAALLIDVPAVPEDLDAPQQALVDHLTSRGASFWPDLYRAAGGGDEADALAALWDLVWQGLVTNDSLQPLRALTGAGPLRRGRSGRARRPGRVASRTGPPSAAGRWSLVADVVGPGVPATERIAARAAVMLARYGVVTRDSVVAEGNVIDAAHVATPGSFSGIYPVLKAMEEAGRARRGYFVEGMGGAQFALAGAVDRLRSMREDVERPDVEPEVIALAATDPANVYGAAVAWPAPTEGGKGRARRVAGAHVVLVDGHLVLFLDKGGRTVLTFTDDRARLDAAAAAAAGLVEAGRVRDLRITKVDGEVPAHQPLITSLREAGFTDHPKGLVRR from the coding sequence TCACGGTCGGCCTGCGATCCGGCGACACCGATCCGAAGGAACGCCGTCGGCTCGTCTCGGATCCGCCCGACATCCTCATCACCACGCCCGAGTCGTTGTTCCTCTACCTCACCTCGCGGGCACGGACGACGCTGGCCGGGGTCGACACCGTCATCATCGACGAGGTCCACGCCGTTGCCGGTTCCAAGCGCGGCGCCCACATGGCGGCATCGCTGGAACGGCTCGAGGCGCTGCGGGCCGAGGCGGGCGCCGAACGGCCGCTGCAGCGCATCGGCCTGTCCGCCACCCAGCGACCGCTGACCGAGGTCGCCACCTTCCTCGGCGGCGGCACGGTCGGCGCGGACGGCTGGCAGCCCCGTCCGGTCCAGGTCGTCGAGGTCGCCAGCGACAAGGTGCTCGACATCGAGGTCGTCGTCCCGGTCGAGGACATGGCCCGGCTGGGCGAGACGATCCCGTCCACCCCCGAGGGCCCGGCGTCGGCGGGGTCGACCGGCTACATGTCGGAGACCCCCTCGATGGATGCCCGTCGATCGATCTGGCCGGCCGTGCACCCACGCGTCCTGGACCTGGTCATGGCCCACCGGTCGACCATCGTGTTCACCAACTCCCGGCGGCTGAGCGAGCGGCTGTGCGCCCGGCTGAACGACCTGGCCGCCGAACGCTGGCTGGCCGAGCAGGCCACCGAGGACGGCGCCGAGCCCCCGGGCGTCCCGCCGATCATCGCCCGGGCCCACCACGGTTCCGTCGCCCGCGAGCAACGGATGCTGATCGAGGAGGACCTGAAGGCCGGCCGGCTGCCGTGCGTGGTCGCCACCTCCTCCCTCGAGCTGGGCATCGACATGGGGGCGGTGGACCTGGTCATCCAGGTCGAGTCACCCGGCAGCGTCGCCAGCGGCCTGCAACGAATCGGCCGTGCGGGCCACCAGGTCGGCGCGCCCTCGGTCGGCAAGATCTTCCCGAAGTACCGCGGTGACCTCGTCGAGGCCGCCGTGGTCACCCGGCGGATGCTGGACGGCGAGATCGAGACGACGTCCTACCCCCGCAACCCGCTGGACGTCCTGGCCCAGCAGATCGTGGCGATGGTGTCGATGGACACCTGGCAGGTCGACGAGCTGTTCGCCGTCCTGCGTGGGTCCGCCCCGTTCGCCGAGCTTTCCCGGTCGCAGCTCGACGGGGTGCTGGACATGCTGGCCGGCCGCTACCCGTCCGATGAGTTCGCCGAGCTCCGCCCCCGGCTCAACTGGGACCGGGTGGCGGATCGGATCACCGGCCGTCGTGGGGCCCAACGGATCGCGGTGACCTCCGGCGGCACCATCCCCGACCGTGGCCTGTACGGCGTGTTCCTCGCCGGGGACGGCCCCGGTCGCCGGGTGGGTGAGCTCGACGAGGAGATGGTCTACGAGACCCGGCCCGGCGAGACGATCGTGCTGGGCGCGTCGACCTGGCGGATCGAGGACATCACCCGCGACCAGGTCCTGGTCACCCCGGCGCCCGGCGAACCGGGCCGGCTGCCGTTCTGGCACGGCGACACGCCGAGCCGCCCCGTGGAGGTCGGCCGGGCCGTCGGGGCGTTCCTCGGCGAGATCGCCGGGTCGTCCTCGGCCGACGCCATCGCCACGTTGCGCGAGCGGTACGGGCTCGACGAGCTCGCTGCGACCAACCTCAGCGCCTACGTGGACGACCAGCGCGACGCCACCGGTGTCCTGCCCTCGGACCGCCAGATCGTCGTGGAGCGGTTCCGCGACGAGATCGGGGACTGGCGCGTCTGCATCCTCTCCAGCTTCGGTGGTCGGGTGCACGCGCCGTGGGCGCTGGCGATCGAGGCCCGCGCCCGCGAACGGTTCGGCATCGAGATCGCGACGATGGTCTCCGACGACGGGATCGTGCTGCGCCTGCCCGACGCGGGCTGGGGGGACCTGCCCGGCCTCAACGGCCTGGACGACTTCGGTGTCGACGGCTTCGGGCTCGGCGGTGACGGTTCCGACGATGACGTCGCGGCGGCACCCGAGCCGGTCCCGGACTGGACCGATGACCGAACGCTGCTGGAGGTGCTGCTGCCCATTGCCGACGAGGTCGAGGACCTCGTCGTCGGCGAGCTGGCCAACTCCACGCTGTTCGCCAGCCGGTTCCGCGAGTGCGCGGCACGGGCCCTGCTGTTGCCCAAGCGCCGACCGGGGGGCCGCACGCCGCTGTGGCAGCAACGCCAGCGCGCCCAGGACCTGCTGCGGGTGGCCAGCCGGTTCGGGTCCTTCCCCATCGTGCTGGAGGCCTACCGGGAGTGCCTTCGCGACGTCTTCGACGTGCCGGCCCTGCGCGGCCTGCTCGGCGACATCGCCAGCCGCAAGGTGCGCGTGTCACAGGTCGCCACCGAGATCGCCTCACCGTTCGCGTCCTCGCTGCTGTTCGACTACGTCGCCGGGTACATGTACGACGGCGACGCCCCGCTGGCCGAACGGCGGGCCTCGGCGCTGACGCTGGACCGCGACCTGCTGGCCGAGCTGCTGGGCGCCGACGAGCTGCGTGACCTCATCGACACCGACGCGTTGACCGAGCTCGAGCTCGAGCTGCAACGCCTCGTGCCCGAGCGGCACGCACGCACCCCCGACGACGTCGCCGACCTGCTCCGTGTCGTCGGGGACCTGCGGACCGACGAGGTGGCCGCCCGCACCGACGGTCCGGCCGAGGAATGGCTGGCCGAGCTCGAACGCGAGCGGCGGATCTACCTGGCCCGTGTCGCCGGAGAGGACCGCTGGGTCGCCGTCGAGGATGCCGCCCGCATGCGTGACGGCCTCGGGGTCCCCGTGCCCGTGGGGTTGCCCGCGGTGCTGGGACAGGCCGTCGAGCAGCCGCTGCTGGACCTCGTCGCCCGGTTCGCCCGCACCCACGGGCCGTTCCTTCCCGCCGAGGTGTCGGCCAGGCTCGGGCTGCCGCGCAACGCCGTCGACCTTGCCTGCGCGGCGCTGGCCGAACAGCAGCGCCTGACCTCCGGGCACTTCAGGCCCGACGGGGTTGGTGGGTCCCGACCGGGCGCCGGCCGCGAGTGGATCGACAACAGCGTCCTGCGACGGCTCCGTCGCCGGTCCCTGGCGGCCCTGCGCCGGGAGGTCGAGCCCGTCGGCCCGGAGGTGCTGGCCCGCTTCGTCCCCGCGTGGCAGGGCGCGGCGATGTCGCCCCGCACGCCGGGTGTCGACCGCACCTTCGAGGTCGTCGAGCAGCTGCAGGGCGCGCCCATCCCCGCGTCCATCCTCGAACGCGACGTCCTGTCCACCCGTGTCCGCGGATACAACCCCGCCTGGCTGGACGAGCTCGCTGCGACCGGTGACATCGTGTGGGCCGGTCTGGGGGCGCTGGGATCCAGCGACGGCCGGGTCGGGCTGTACCTGCGTGACCAGGCAGCGCTGTTGATCGACGTGCCGGCGGTCCCCGAGGACCTCGACGCACCCCAGCAGGCGCTGGTGGACCACCTGACCAGCCGCGGCGCCTCGTTCTGGCCGGACCTCTACCGTGCCGCCGGCGGGGGTGACGAAGCCGACGCGCTGGCGGCCCTGTGGGACCTCGTCTGGCAGGGCCTCGTGACCAACGACAGCCTGCAACCGCTGCGCGCCCTGACCGGGGCCGGGCCGCTGCGACGCGGACGTTCCGGTCGGGCACGGCGTCCCGGTCGTGTCGCCAGCAGGACGGGGCCGCCCTCGGCTGCTGGTCGTTGGTCGCTGGTCGCCGATGTCGTCGGACCCGGGGTGCCGGCCACCGAACGGATCGCGGCCAGGGCGGCGGTGATGCTGGCTCGCTACGGCGTGGTGACCCGCGACTCGGTCGTGGCCGAGGGCAACGTCATCGACGCCGCCCACGTCGCCACCCCGGGGTCCTTCAGCGGGATCTATCCGGTGCTGAAGGCGATGGAGGAGGCGGGCCGCGCCCGTCGGGGCTACTTCGTGGAGGGCATGGGCGGGGCCCAGTTCGCGTTGGCCGGCGCCGTCGACCGCCTGCGGTCGATGCGCGAGGACGTCGAACGGCCCGACGTCGAACCCGAGGTGATCGCCCTGGCGGCCACCGACCCGGCCAACGTCTACGGCGCGGCCGTGGCCTGGCCCGCGCCGACGGAGGGCGGCAAGGGGCGTGCCAGGCGGGTCGCGGGGGCACACGTCGTGCTGGTCGACGGCCACCTCGTGCTGTTCCTCGACAAGGGTGGCCGCACGGTGCTGACCTTCACCGACGACCGCGCACGGCTGGATGCGGCGGCGGCCGCGGCGGCCGGCCTGGTCGAGGCCGGACGGGTCCGTGACCTGCGCATCACGAAGGTCGACGGCGAGGTCCCGGCCCACCAGCCGCTGATCACCTCGTTGCGGGAGGCCGGCTTCACCGACCATCCCAAGGGGCTCGTCCGCCGGTAG
- a CDS encoding FKBP-type peptidyl-prolyl cis-trans isomerase — protein MSAADITVTGAPDSKPEITLPDGPAPAELVITDLVEGDGAEAGPNATVTVHYVGVSWTHGGKQFDASWDRGSTISFGLNQVIAGWTEGIPGMKVGGRRMLVIPPHKGYGAQSPTPAIAPNDTLVFVIDLIAV, from the coding sequence ATGTCCGCAGCAGACATCACCGTCACCGGTGCACCCGACAGCAAGCCCGAGATCACCCTGCCCGACGGCCCGGCGCCGGCCGAGCTGGTCATCACCGACCTCGTCGAGGGCGACGGTGCCGAGGCGGGCCCCAACGCCACCGTGACCGTCCACTACGTGGGCGTGTCGTGGACCCACGGCGGCAAGCAGTTCGACGCGTCCTGGGACCGGGGGAGCACCATCTCCTTCGGCCTCAACCAGGTCATCGCCGGCTGGACCGAGGGCATCCCCGGCATGAAGGTCGGTGGGCGCCGCATGCTGGTCATCCCGCCCCACAAGGGCTACGGCGCCCAGTCGCCGACCCCGGCCATCGCGCCCAACGACACCCTCGTGTTCGTCATCGACCTGATTGCCGTCTGA
- the ngg gene encoding N-acetylglutaminylglutamine synthetase, whose protein sequence is MASPNPGNPKRFDPRVNRGDRLSTGHHEPSIEGLKEGLTPESTVDLGWGRLIFGQTFPDHGSIRDVLLDEGAGQRDIAMYLRDPQVLVGSTPAELFIDPSLTYRLWMHRYRSRRDPVKGIVVRPMDRPGDAEEINRIYAACGMVTAEPDVMSANHRHNGVVYLLAVDTDRDEIVGTVTGIDHTEAFGDPESGSSLWCLAVDPQTARPGVGEALVRHLSERFKARGRAYMDLSVLHDNTAAIRLYEKLGFERVPVFLVKRKNPINEGLYTAMGEEGELNPYAKIIADEAHRRGIAVNVVDAESGLMKLTYGGRTIATRESLSDLTTAVAMTRCDDKRLTRRLLEGAGLSVPAGRVVGRDAEDLTFLDAHGEVVVKPARGEQGNGITVGVRTPDHLMRAIDEAARVCPIVLMEELADGDDLRIIVIDGKVIAAAVRRPAMVVGDGRKSLDQLIGSQSRRRQAATGGESVIPLDDHTYDTIADQGFATHDIVPAGRTVQVRRTANLHTGGTIHDVTARLHPTLAEAAVTAAEVLDIPVVGIDLLVPDVERPEYVIIEANERPGLANHEPQPTAQAFLDLLFPRTRRTAGVPARLPRTDTPEEATDE, encoded by the coding sequence ATGGCGTCCCCCAACCCGGGAAACCCCAAGCGCTTCGACCCACGCGTCAACCGGGGTGACCGGCTGTCCACCGGCCACCACGAACCCTCCATCGAGGGCTTGAAGGAAGGGCTCACGCCCGAGTCCACCGTCGACCTCGGCTGGGGCCGGCTGATCTTCGGACAGACCTTCCCCGACCACGGCTCGATCCGCGACGTGCTGCTCGACGAGGGTGCCGGGCAGCGCGACATCGCCATGTACCTGCGGGACCCGCAGGTGCTGGTCGGCAGCACGCCGGCGGAGCTGTTCATCGACCCGTCGCTGACCTACCGGCTGTGGATGCACCGCTACCGCAGCCGCAGGGACCCGGTGAAGGGCATCGTGGTCAGGCCCATGGACCGGCCGGGCGACGCCGAGGAGATCAACCGGATCTACGCCGCCTGCGGCATGGTCACGGCCGAACCCGATGTCATGTCGGCCAACCACCGGCACAACGGCGTGGTCTACCTGCTGGCCGTCGACACCGACCGCGACGAGATCGTGGGCACCGTCACCGGCATCGACCACACCGAGGCCTTCGGGGACCCCGAGTCGGGCTCGTCGCTGTGGTGCCTGGCCGTCGACCCGCAGACCGCCCGCCCCGGCGTCGGCGAGGCGCTGGTCCGCCACCTGTCGGAACGGTTCAAGGCACGTGGCCGGGCCTACATGGACCTGTCGGTGCTGCACGACAACACCGCCGCCATCCGCTTGTACGAGAAGCTCGGCTTCGAACGTGTCCCGGTCTTCCTCGTCAAGCGCAAGAACCCCATCAACGAGGGCCTGTACACCGCGATGGGGGAGGAGGGGGAGCTCAACCCGTACGCGAAGATCATCGCCGACGAGGCCCATCGCCGGGGCATCGCCGTCAACGTGGTGGACGCCGAGTCGGGGCTGATGAAGCTGACCTACGGCGGTCGGACGATCGCCACCCGCGAGTCGCTGTCGGACCTGACCACCGCCGTGGCGATGACCCGTTGCGACGACAAGCGCCTGACCCGTCGGTTGCTGGAGGGGGCTGGCCTGTCGGTGCCGGCCGGACGTGTCGTCGGGCGCGACGCCGAGGACCTGACCTTCCTCGACGCCCACGGCGAGGTCGTCGTCAAACCGGCCCGTGGCGAGCAGGGGAACGGCATCACCGTCGGGGTGCGCACGCCCGACCACCTGATGCGGGCCATCGACGAGGCCGCCCGGGTCTGCCCCATCGTGCTGATGGAGGAGCTGGCCGACGGCGACGACCTGCGCATCATCGTCATCGACGGGAAGGTCATCGCCGCCGCGGTACGTCGGCCGGCCATGGTCGTCGGCGACGGACGCAAGTCCCTCGACCAGCTGATCGGCTCCCAGAGCCGACGACGGCAGGCCGCCACCGGCGGCGAGTCCGTCATCCCGCTGGACGACCACACCTACGACACCATCGCCGACCAGGGGTTCGCCACCCACGACATCGTCCCCGCCGGCCGGACGGTGCAGGTGCGTCGCACCGCCAACCTGCACACCGGCGGCACGATCCACGACGTCACCGCACGCCTGCACCCGACGCTCGCCGAGGCCGCCGTGACCGCGGCGGAGGTCCTGGACATCCCCGTCGTCGGCATCGACCTGCTGGTCCCGGATGTGGAACGTCCCGAGTACGTCATCATCGAAGCCAACGAACGCCCGGGCCTGGCCAACCACGAACCGCAGCCGACCGCCCAGGCGTTCCTCGACCTGCTCTTCCCGCGCACCCGCCGGACCGCAGGCGTCCCCGCCCGACTGCCCCGCACCGACACCCCCGAGGAAGCGACCGACGAGTGA
- a CDS encoding FKBP-type peptidyl-prolyl cis-trans isomerase codes for MISRPSLRTLAVLLACLSLFATACGASSDATTENASEAAEVQETDAATDDPASEADTDGTDSSVEVSTDARGVEVTDDLEVKPEISLPGGEPPTELVVVDIVEGDGEVVPEGATVTTDYVGVSWTNDGEEFDSSWDRGEPATFPLSGVIQGWTEGIPGMKVGGRRLLIIPPDQAYGDAAPSPAIAANDTLVFVIDLVEVVPPPEPITPTTDARGVEVEGDLDSKPEISLPGGEPPTELVVVDIVEGDGEVVPVDAAVTTHYVGVSWTNDGEEFDSSWDRGEPATFPLSGVIQGWTEGIPGMKVGGRRLLIIPPDQAYGAAAPSPAIAANDTLVFVIDMVEIAG; via the coding sequence ATGATTTCACGCCCTTCCCTGCGCACGCTCGCCGTGCTGCTCGCCTGCCTGTCGTTGTTCGCCACCGCCTGCGGTGCAAGCTCCGACGCCACCACCGAGAACGCCTCCGAGGCCGCTGAGGTCCAGGAAACCGACGCCGCGACCGACGACCCGGCGTCCGAGGCCGACACCGACGGGACGGACTCCTCCGTCGAGGTGTCCACCGACGCCCGGGGGGTCGAGGTCACCGACGACCTCGAGGTCAAGCCCGAGATCTCGCTGCCCGGTGGTGAGCCGCCGACCGAGCTGGTCGTGGTCGACATCGTCGAGGGCGATGGCGAGGTCGTGCCCGAGGGCGCGACGGTCACCACCGACTACGTGGGTGTGTCGTGGACCAACGACGGGGAGGAGTTCGACTCCTCCTGGGATCGTGGCGAGCCGGCGACGTTCCCGCTGTCGGGTGTGATCCAGGGGTGGACCGAGGGCATCCCCGGCATGAAGGTCGGTGGCCGTCGGCTGCTGATCATCCCGCCGGACCAGGCCTACGGTGACGCGGCGCCGAGCCCGGCGATCGCCGCCAACGACACCCTCGTCTTCGTCATAGACCTCGTCGAGGTCGTCCCGCCGCCGGAGCCCATCACCCCCACGACCGACGCCCGAGGCGTCGAGGTCGAGGGTGACCTGGACAGCAAGCCCGAGATCTCGCTGCCCGGTGGTGAGCCGCCGACCGAACTGGTCGTGGTCGACATCGTCGAGGGCGACGGCGAGGTCGTCCCGGTCGACGCCGCCGTCACGACCCACTACGTGGGCGTGTCGTGGACCAACGACGGGGAGGAGTTCGACTCCTCCTGGGATCGTGGCGAACCGGCGACGTTCCCGCTGTCGGGCGTGATCCAGGGGTGGACCGAGGGCATCCCCGGCATGAAGGTCGGTGGCCGTCGGCTGCTGATCATCCCGCCGGACCAGGCCTACGGTGCTGCCGCGCCGAGCCCGGCGATCGCCGCCAACGACACCCTCGTCTTCGTCATCGACATGGTGGAGATCGCCGGCTGA